A stretch of the Mycobacterium shigaense genome encodes the following:
- a CDS encoding sensor domain-containing protein has protein sequence MGFRGGTRAVGLLAVCLLSAGCVDTVAGRPTGAGGAVRVVPLEQILPSGDEVNAAVGNKLMPEGPPEVGGIAVLPNGIRDDNDATPVECIGVTSALLRVVYEEALVRAVAAQNYWNSDLSVAVFSVRAGAVRLSSSTDAQRLFVSFVRQWQKCAGSTVTLRTHDSENTELYLRVEDVKVDGPLLSATVVSWDNHHTPPTPDERAVGMGSDVVVDVRVSVGPGAQAATRAVDLARVMLQNVASTS, from the coding sequence ATGGGCTTTCGCGGCGGGACGCGAGCAGTTGGCCTGCTGGCCGTCTGCCTGCTGAGCGCCGGCTGCGTTGACACCGTGGCCGGGAGGCCGACCGGCGCGGGCGGCGCTGTGCGGGTGGTGCCGCTCGAGCAGATCCTGCCGAGCGGCGACGAGGTCAACGCGGCGGTGGGCAACAAACTGATGCCGGAGGGCCCACCCGAAGTGGGCGGTATCGCGGTGCTGCCGAACGGGATTCGCGATGACAACGACGCGACGCCCGTCGAGTGCATCGGGGTGACCTCCGCGCTGCTGCGCGTCGTGTACGAAGAGGCACTGGTTCGCGCCGTGGCTGCCCAGAACTATTGGAATTCCGACCTCAGCGTGGCGGTGTTCAGCGTGCGCGCGGGCGCCGTCCGGCTGTCGTCATCGACGGACGCGCAGCGACTCTTCGTGTCGTTCGTCCGGCAGTGGCAAAAGTGCGCGGGGAGCACGGTCACACTGCGCACGCACGACTCGGAGAACACCGAGCTGTATTTGCGGGTCGAGGACGTCAAGGTCGACGGACCGTTGCTCTCGGCGACGGTCGTCAGCTGGGATAACCACCACACCCCGCCTACTCCCGACGAGCGCGCTGTGGGGATGGGTTCCGACGTCGTTGTCGACGTGCGGGTTTCCGTCGGGC